A single region of the Silene latifolia isolate original U9 population chromosome 8, ASM4854445v1, whole genome shotgun sequence genome encodes:
- the LOC141595202 gene encoding uncharacterized protein LOC141595202: MTRNSSNKTKSKHARRIHALKYAGKQVIQQHNVKQRGPADDEVVKTKSTQEVNGVPGLNFDDDLEVTDVADTPEVAEVADTPEVVEVENSLWITQRGKKKVIHEDEEEPDEGLLQFSKEDTQDGVEYWNNAIYCFVLGANPPWEILNGFLRRIWSKHSIDKVSFMPNGIVLVHFKEAKDKEEVLNAGHFMFDNKPLIVRAWTAEVELTKENIKDVPAWIRIHDLPLRFWGKCLPAIVGLVGTYQKSDQATMDKTRLGYARVMVELTVGNKFPSKVRFRDETGSIVSLPVEYEWKPSLCIKCKGIGHEAANCRKEMKPQKKPVHTVQVWRPMKAAGPIGIPDKSTKISSLVRSSQQTANGQSVSATLVTPEKSYKEATDGSVTPKVGIGQTGVGLFGLLETKISSNKTHSVSAAMLDEWSVTTNASYHKGGRVWLLWKADLYDVHVLKYDAQFVHALVTERCSLAQFYITMVYAFNDGSERRDLWMKLELLHSAIAGPQVVAGDFNTVINPLERLGGNTKQSDMDEFIDCISNCGLTDIHTTGAFYTWTNKQEAQTRVYSRLDRKLKALKGRLKELNKECYSDVENSAILAEKEVINIQGKLIQDSLNAELIQEEITALKSFKELNDAKQSYLRQKAKTQWLEDGDANSAYFYGAIKKRCSMNKQVLNTGKCCTDAHKEILNKPVTNEEIKEAFFKVPIDKSLGPDGYTNGFFKNSWDIVGSDICSAIHDFFSTGKLLKQINDTTITLIPKCERPTTVKQFRSIACCNLLYKVISKLLCNRLSVVLPDLVSENQGAFIKGRSILRMS, encoded by the exons ATGACACGTAATTCATCGAAtaaaacaaaatcaaagcatgCAAGGAGGATTCATGCGTTGAAATATGCTGGAAAACAGGTGATACAACAACACAATGTTAAGCAACGTGGTCCTGCTGATGATGAGGTTGTTAAAACAAAGAGCACACAGGAAGTGAATGGTGTCCCTGGTCTTAATTTTGATGATGACTTAGAGGTGACAGACGTTGCAGACACGCCAGAAGTGGCAGAAGTTGCAGACACTCCAGAAGTGGTAGAAGTGGAGAATTCTTTGTGGATTACACAACGTGGAAAGAAAAAAGTAATACACGAGGATGAAGAGGAGCCTGATGAAGGACTTCTTCAGTTTTCCAAAGAGGATACACAGGATGGGGTTGAATATTGGAACAATGCCATATACTGTTTTGTTTTAGGAGCAAATCCACCATGGGAGATCTTGAATGGTTTCCTTAGACGTATTTGGTCCAAACATAGTATTGATAAAGTGTCCTTCATGCCAAATGGGATAGTCTTGGTTCATTTTAAGGAAGCTAAGGATAAAGAGGAGGTCTTAAATGCAGGGCATTTcatgtttgataacaaacctctGATTGTTAGGGCATGGACTGCTGAGGTTGAATTAACTAAGGAAAACATTAAGGATGTACCTGCATGGATTCGTATTCATGATTTGCCTTTACGTTTTTGGGGTAAATGCTTACCTGCCATTGTAGGGTTGGTGGGTACATACCAGAAGTCTGACCAGGCTACAATGGACAAAACTCGTCTGGGCTATGCCAGAGTGATGGTTGAATTGACTGTGGGCAACAAATTCCCGTCCAAAGTCAGATTTAGAGATGAGACTGGTAGCATTGTGTCCCTCCCTGTGGAGTATGAGTGGAAGCCTTCTCTTTGTATTAAATGCAAGGGGATAGGGCATGAGGCTGCTAATTGTCGAAAAGAAATGAAACCACAGAAGAAACCTGTGCATACAGTACAGGTCTGGAGACCTATGAAGGCTGCAGGACCTATAGGCATTCCAGACAAGAGCACTAAGATCAGTTCTCTGGTTAGGAGTTCACAGCAAACAGCTAATGGCCAGAGTGTTAGTGCTACTTTAGTTACTCCTGAGAAATCATACAAAGAAGCTACGGATGGTTCAGTCACACCAAAGGTGGGTATTGGACAAACAG GAGTTGGCCTGTTTGGACTACTTGAGACCAAAATTAGTTCAAATAAAACTCATAGTGTGTCTGCAGCTATGCTTGATGAATGGAGTGTTACTACTAATGCTTCTTATCACAAAGGAGGTAGGGTATGGCTTCTGTGGAAAGCTGATTTATATGATGTACATGTCCTAAAGTATGATGCTCAGTTTGTGCATGCTCTAGTCACTGAGAGGTGCTCCCTGGCTCAATTTTACATCACTATGGTATATGCCTTTAATGATGGCTCTGAGAGGAGGGATTTgtggatgaaattggagttgcttCATAGTGCTATTGCTGGACCTCAGGTGGTTGCTGGTGACTTTAACACTGTCATTAACCCTTTAGAAAGGCTTGGGGGTAATACCAAACAAAGTGATATGGATGAATTTATAGACTGCATTTCTAATTGTGGACTGACTGACATCCATACTACTGGTGCTTTTTATACCTGGACCAATAAGCAGGAAGCTCAAACAAGGGTATACAGTAGACTGGACAG GAAACTGAAAGCTTTAAAGGGGAGACTTAAGGAACTAAATAAGGAGTGCTACTCTGATGTAGAGAACTCTGCCATTCTTGCTGAAAAGGAAGTGATAAATATACAGGGCAAGCTGATACAAGATTCCCTTAATGCTGAACTGATCCAGGAGGAGATTACAGCTCTGAAGTCTTTTAAGGAACTCAATGATGCAAAACAAAGTTATCTCAGACAGAAAGCTAAGACTCAATGGTTGGAGGATGGAGATGCTAACTCTGCCTATTTTTATGGGGCCATTAAGAAGAGATGTTCTATGAATAAG CAAGTACTTAATACTGGTAAGTGCTGCACTGATGCTCATAAGGAGATCCTGAATAAACCAGTCACTAATGAGGAGATTAAAGAAGCTTTCTTTAAGGTGCCTATTGACAAATCTCTAGGGCCTGATGGCTATACCAATGGTTTTTTCAAAAATAGCTGGGATATTGTGGGGAGTGATATTTGCTCTGCTAttcatgatttcttctctactggTAAACTACTTAAGCAAATCAATGATACCACCATCACACTTATTCCTAAATGTGAGAGACCTACAACTGTTAAACAGTTTAGATCCATTGCTTGTTGTAATCTGCTTTACAAGGTCATTTCCAAACTGTTGTGCAATAGACTATCTGTGGTGCTGCCAGATCTTGTTAGTGAGAATCAAGGAGCTTTCATTAAAGGCAGGTCCATATTGAGAATGTCTTAA